The Sediminispirochaeta smaragdinae DSM 11293 genome has a segment encoding these proteins:
- a CDS encoding glycosyltransferase codes for MRILAIIPSFAGGGAERTFIHIIEYLKKNGHEVVVITLTSKKNDAYTLTPEINRFDLGFEKRKWYKFNIYIDIIHQIRTISTEYKPECILSFLLKANILSILALKRIPIVISERSIVNRSDNSFLARGLRRLLYSKATAIVVMTKAAVDDMAHILPRKKIHVIANSVMVSRPLKECEDTRATIKTMYQDPDHIKGIIVSAGRLHPVKGFDLLIKSFAQIAEKCTGWNLLILGDGEQREKLLKLIEKEGLTHRIAMPGRKKNIYDYFRACDLYVLSSRSEAFGNVLIEAMACGLPVVSFDCPYGPGEIIEHEINGILVPELDTEKLAVSLERIIKDHKKRERLAFAGKKSVGRFDEHKIDAQWENLLIECGAKKNNAKISY; via the coding sequence ATGAGAATTCTTGCTATTATTCCCTCTTTTGCCGGAGGAGGAGCTGAAAGAACCTTCATACATATAATTGAGTATTTAAAAAAAAACGGACATGAAGTCGTTGTAATTACCCTCACATCAAAAAAAAACGATGCCTATACGCTTACACCTGAAATTAATAGATTTGATTTGGGATTTGAAAAACGAAAATGGTATAAGTTTAATATCTATATTGACATAATTCATCAAATACGGACCATTTCGACTGAGTATAAACCGGAATGTATTCTTTCGTTCTTATTAAAAGCAAATATTCTTTCAATTTTGGCATTAAAAAGGATTCCGATTGTTATATCTGAACGAAGCATTGTAAATCGTAGTGATAACTCTTTTCTTGCAAGAGGATTGAGGAGGTTGCTTTATTCCAAGGCTACTGCAATTGTAGTCATGACAAAGGCCGCTGTGGATGATATGGCTCATATCCTACCAAGAAAGAAAATACATGTTATAGCAAATTCTGTTATGGTTTCTCGCCCTCTAAAAGAATGTGAAGATACGCGAGCAACCATAAAAACGATGTATCAGGATCCTGACCATATCAAAGGTATAATTGTTTCTGCTGGGCGACTGCACCCGGTAAAAGGCTTTGATCTCCTCATCAAATCTTTTGCACAAATTGCAGAAAAATGTACCGGTTGGAATCTGCTTATTTTAGGTGATGGCGAACAGCGAGAAAAACTCTTAAAACTGATTGAAAAAGAGGGATTAACACATAGAATTGCTATGCCTGGACGGAAAAAAAACATTTATGATTATTTTCGTGCCTGTGATTTGTATGTGCTTTCTTCACGGTCTGAAGCATTCGGAAATGTATTAATTGAAGCAATGGCATGTGGGCTGCCCGTTGTAAGTTTCGACTGCCCATACGGGCCTGGGGAGATCATTGAACATGAGATAAATGGTATCTTGGTTCCTGAATTAGATACAGAAAAGCTTGCCGTTTCGTTGGAACGTATTATCAAAGATCATAAGAAAAGGGAAAGGCTTGCTTTTGCAGGAAAAAAATCTGTTGGCCGGTTTGATGAGCATAAGATAGATGCACAATGGGAAAATTTGCTTATTGAGTGTGGAGCAAAAAAGAATAATGCAAAAATCAGTTATTAA
- a CDS encoding peptidoglycan bridge formation glycyltransferase FemA/FemB family protein, whose protein sequence is MIQTIRKKVGMTFTRKWFARSWSYRDAFGFTSLRQYLGNAVPPSLLFSCDRRFTLLIDLTLDTEIILKAMHKNMRYQLRRAEKDDFSWRETKDTKAFQRFYNNFAQEKGLPTLRDNVLTAEKTHLNIYEVVLHDDVVVTHAYLIDLEEKRARFLYGASVRLNEKFDQNLIGRANRLGHWKEMQHFKEMGLQVFDFGGYAKDTNDPEKKGISNFKSAFGGVVVQENSYNSRLYRLYRKIGK, encoded by the coding sequence GTGATACAAACGATACGAAAGAAAGTTGGTATGACCTTTACCCGAAAATGGTTTGCTCGTTCTTGGTCGTATCGTGACGCCTTCGGATTTACTTCCTTACGACAATATCTTGGAAATGCGGTTCCGCCTTCTCTCCTTTTTTCCTGTGATCGGCGTTTCACTTTACTTATTGACCTAACGCTGGATACAGAGATTATTCTTAAAGCCATGCATAAAAATATGCGATATCAGCTTCGGAGAGCCGAAAAGGATGATTTTTCCTGGCGAGAGACAAAGGATACAAAGGCTTTTCAACGGTTTTATAATAATTTTGCCCAAGAAAAGGGCCTTCCGACTCTTCGTGATAACGTGTTGACGGCAGAGAAAACTCATCTCAATATATATGAAGTGGTTTTACATGATGATGTTGTTGTGACCCATGCCTACCTTATCGATCTCGAAGAAAAACGTGCTAGATTTTTATATGGAGCTTCCGTTCGATTGAATGAAAAGTTCGATCAAAACCTTATTGGGCGTGCAAACAGGCTTGGGCATTGGAAAGAGATGCAACACTTTAAAGAAATGGGGCTCCAGGTATTTGATTTCGGCGGTTACGCAAAAGATACAAATGATCCCGAAAAAAAGGGAATCAGCAATTTTAAATCTGCATTCGGTGGAGTAGTCGTTCAGGAAAATTCTTATAATTCACGGCTTTATCGACTCTACAGGAAAATAGGTAAATGA
- a CDS encoding DUF2334 domain-containing protein — MKNKTPQYILRLDDANPCMDRSKWGKVETIVNACGIKPLVAVVPDNRDPKLAKEAEDPFFWPRVKGWKDRGWDIALHGYQHVLHQSFGGLVPINRRSEFVGKDLSEQKLMIGTGYSILAEKGVIPTVWVAPAHGFDRDTLRALKAETPIRVISDGLALQPFMYLGFSWIPQQLWGPVERNCGVWTICLHPNNMNGDEFDRLEDFCKQHAEQFISVSDIVPASQRKRLIDILFTWKFFLRRNVKACLRRLK; from the coding sequence ATGAAAAATAAGACACCACAGTATATCCTTCGTTTGGATGATGCAAATCCCTGTATGGATCGAAGCAAATGGGGAAAAGTTGAAACAATTGTTAATGCTTGTGGCATTAAACCTTTGGTTGCGGTGGTTCCCGACAATCGAGATCCCAAGCTTGCAAAAGAGGCGGAGGACCCTTTCTTTTGGCCGCGTGTCAAGGGATGGAAGGATAGAGGATGGGATATTGCGCTTCATGGATACCAGCATGTATTGCACCAGTCTTTCGGAGGCCTTGTGCCTATCAACCGTCGTTCGGAGTTTGTCGGTAAGGATCTATCAGAACAGAAGCTAATGATCGGTACCGGATATTCGATTCTGGCTGAAAAGGGTGTAATTCCAACCGTGTGGGTCGCCCCGGCCCATGGCTTTGATCGTGATACGCTACGGGCGTTAAAGGCTGAAACGCCAATAAGAGTGATCAGCGATGGACTTGCTTTGCAGCCGTTTATGTATTTAGGCTTTAGCTGGATTCCACAGCAACTATGGGGACCTGTTGAACGAAATTGTGGGGTTTGGACGATCTGCCTTCATCCGAACAATATGAATGGTGATGAGTTCGATCGTCTGGAAGATTTTTGTAAACAGCATGCTGAGCAGTTTATTTCAGTCTCAGATATAGTACCTGCTTCTCAACGGAAGAGATTGATCGATATATTATTTACTTGGAAATTTTTTTTACGTCGAAATGTAAAGGCTTGTCTACGGAGGTTGAAGTGA